TGAAAACACACTATCGGGAAGCACGCAGGAGACCGAATCATGAAAACGAAGTGGGGAGTCTGGGGTTCCGGAGGCATTGCGCGGCGTCGTACCATCCCGGAGGGGATCGTGGCGGCGGGTAACGCGGAATTGACGGCCGTCTATGACGTGAACGCCGAAGTGAACAATCAGGTAGCCGAAGAGTTCGATGTGGTGGCCTGTGACACTGAAGATGCACTCCTGGAGTCCGATTGCGAAATCATCTACGTGGCCACGCCGGCCAATACGCACTGCGGCCAGGTGATACGGGCGGCGCAGGCTGGCAAGCACGTTCTCTGCGAGAAGCCCCTGGGCATGGACGTCGAGGAGGCCGAACGCATGATCGCGGCATGCGAGGACAACGGCGTGAAACTGGGCACGGCTTTCATGATGCGGTTCCATGCCCAGCACCAGGAGGCGCTCAAGCTCGTGCGCGAGGGCATGATCGGCACGCCGGTGCTGGCCCGGGCGCAACTGTCGTGCTGGTACCCGCCGATCCCCGGCGCGTGGCGCCAGTATCCCGAGCAGAGCGGCGGCGGCAGTCTGATGGACATGGGCGGCCACTGTATTGACCTGCTCGAGATGTTCTATGGCCGCGCCCAGAGGGTCCAATGCCTCATCGGCAACCTTGTGCACGATTACCCGAGCGAAGATACGGCGGTGGTGATTCTCGAATTCGAGAACGGCGCCAAAGGCATGGTCGACAACTTGTTCAATGTGCCGGACAGCAGTTCGAAGAACCGGCTCGAACTCTACGGTTCGAGGGGCAGCATTCTCGCTGAAGGCACCATAGGCCAGGGCGAGATCGGCGAAATGACCGCCTATCTCGAATCCGGCGACACCGGATACGAGGCCAAGCAGGCGCGGACCGGCGGAAGCGGCATTGCGATCACCCCCGACCCGTTGAATATGTACCGGGCGGAAGTTGAAGCCTTTGCCCGGGCTGTGGTCTCTGACCGGGAGCCCCCGGTTTCCGCTGACGACGGACTCTGGAGCCAGCGTGTGCTGGCCGCGTGTTACGAAGCCGCCAAGACTGGCTGCGCCGTATCGCTGTAAGAAAGCTCCGCGGCGGCGCTTCTGCCGGAGGCGCGGCTATTTCAGGCCCAGCACGTCCTGCATGTCGTATAGGCCGGGGCGGCGGTTCATGACGAAGCGCGCCGCTACGATGGCGCCGCGCGCGAAATTGTCGCGGTTGTGCGCTTTGTGGGTGAGTTCGATGCGTTCGCCCTGCCCGATAAAACTCACCGTGTGCTCGCCCACTACGTCGCCGCCGCGAATGGCATGCATACCGATCTGATTACGCGGGCGCGCGCCGACGATGCCTTGGCGGCCGTGAGTTACGTCGCTGGCGCAGTCGAGTCCCAGCGCCAGGGCCGCTCGTTCCGCCAACCGCACCGCGGTGCCGCTTGGACTATCTTTCTTCTGGTTGTGGTGGGTCTCGCAGATCTCGATGTTGTAGTCGAGGCCGAGGATCGAAGCCACCTCGCTGGTCAGTTTGAACAAGAGATTGACGCCTACGCTCATGTTGGGCGCATACACGAGCGGCATGCGGACCGCGCATTCCTTGAGCGCCGCCAGTTGCGCTTCGGTCAGCCCCGTGGCGCCGACCACGGAGGGCTTCCCTGCTTCGGTGGCCGCGCGGACGTTTTCAACGCACGCGTCCGCCGCCGTGAAGTCGATGAGACAATCCGACTTGCCCAGTTCCGCGGCGGGGTCCGCTGACACCAGTACTTTCTGGGGATGTCCCGATTCAGCGCCGACAACGAGTTCGGTTCCCGCGAATGCCGGGACGTCAAAGGCGCCGCCGATTTCGATGTCGCTGGCTGCCGCGGCCAGTTCGAGAATGCGCCGGCCCATTCGGCCGCACGCGCCCGCCATGCAGATTTTCATCGTTTCCCTTTCGCGCCGCGGTGTGCTAGATCGCGCCCACCTGCTCCAAGATTCTCTCGAGCTTTTCGAACAGCACCGGCTGCATGGGCACCAGGGGCAGACGCAGCACGTTGTTGATCCTGCCCATGCGGTGCAGGGCCGCTTTCACGGGCATGGGATTCGTCTCGAGAAACAATCCCTTGAACAGCGGCAGCAGGTCGTAGTGGAGCCTCTGCGCTTCCGCCAGATCGCCCTTATCAAACGCCGCGCACATGGCCGCGACCTTCGCGGGCATCACGTTCGCCGCGACGGAAATGACGCCCGTGGCGCCCACGCTCATCATCGGCAGCGTCAGGCTGTCGTCGCCCGACAACACGGTTATCTCGCACAGACTGCGTATTTCGGACACCTGATCGACGCTCCCGCATGCTTCCTTGACCGCCACGATGTTTTTCTGCGCCCTGTGCATGTCGGCGATCGTTGCAGGGAGCATCTTGGTGGCGGTACGTCCCGGGACGTTGTACAACACGATGGGGATGTCGACCTGTTTCGCGATCGTGGTGTAGTGGGCCATCTGGCCCGCGGGCGTGGGCTTGTTGTAGTAAGGCGTGATGAGGAGGGCGGCGTCCGCGCCGGATTCTTTCGCCTTGCGCGTCAACGAGAGCGCTTCGCGCGTGCTGTTCGAGCCCGTGCCTGCGATGACGGGCACTCTCCCGGCCACCCGCTCGATGGTGAATCGGATGCACTGGAGCTGTTCATCGTGGGACAGGGTCGCGGCCTCGCCGGTGCATCCGCACGGCACGACGCCGTCGGTTCCGCTTTCCAGCTGCCAGTCTATCAGGCGGCCGTACGCCTCGAAATCAATGTCGAAATCTTCTTTGAACGGCGTCACAAGCGCTACAATTGAACCACGGAACATGTAGAATCTCCTTCGTGAATTGTCACCCCTGCCGCGTCTGGACCGCCCGCGTCCCGTGATTGAGGAACGTCCAGCTTGGGCGCCATTGTAAAACATTCCGCGCGGTCCACGCTACACCTATGCGCGGGGGTTTTTTTCTCGGGCGGGGCGGGATCGGGTACAATCGTGGCCATGCCCGACATCGAGACACCCGAAATCTGGAGCGTGAGCCAACTGACCCGGCGCGTGAAGGAACTCCTTGAACGCGAGATCAGTTACGTGTGGCTTTCCGGTGAGATCTCGAATTTCCGCGTGTCGCCCGCAGGGCACGCCTACTTCACGCTTAAAGACAAGTTCAGCCAGATCGACGCGGTCATGTTCAAGGGCCGCATGATGAAGCTGCAATTCACCCCCGACAGCGGGCTGGAAGTCATTGTTTTCGGGCAGGTTACGGTATATGAGCGGCGCGGAAACTACCAGATAGTCTGCGACGAGATGCATCCGAAAGGTGTGGGCGCTCTCCAGCTCGCCTTCGAGAAGCTCAAGAAGAAGCTGCAGGCGGAGGGGCTGTTTGACGAGGAACACAAGAAGCCGCTGCCGCTGCTTCCCCGGCGCATCGGTATCGTCACCTCGCCCACGGGGGCCGCGATTCGCGACATCCTCAACGTGCTCCACCGGCGGTTCGCCAACGTGCATGTGCTCCTGTATCCCGCGCGCGTTCAAGGCGACGAAGCGGCGGAGGACATCGTGGAGGGGATTCGCGTGCTCGACGCCATGGGCGTGGACGTGATGATCGTGGGCCGCGGCGGCGGGTCGCTTGAGGATTTGTGGCCTTTCAACGAGGAGATCGTGGTTCGGGCGGTATACCAGGCCCAGACCCCGATCATCTCGGCGGTGGGCCACGAGATCGATTTCACGCTGACCGATTTTGCGGCCGACCTGCGCGCGCCGACGCCGTCGTCGGCGGCCGAGCTGGTCGTTCGCGAACAGCGCGAGTTCATCGAGACGCTCCAGATGCTGCGGCAGCGAATGGCCGCGGCGACGGCGCAGATGGTTCGCGCCTTCCGCAACCGGATGGATGTGGTGCGGGCGTCTTTCGTGTTCCGCCGCCCCGAGGAACTGGTCCGGCAGCGCCGCCAACGGCTGGACGAAATGCGCATGACCCTCGACCGCCTGTTACGCGGCCGCGTGCAGGACGAGCGGCACCGGCTGACGGGGCTGGTCCGCTCGCTGGGCCTGTTGTCGCCGAGACAGCGGTTGCGCCGCGCCTTGGAGCGGTTAGTGGTTCTCCGGCAGCGGTTGTGGCAGTCGGGCGCCGCCACGGTTGAACGCGGCCGGGGCCGTCTCCGGCCTCTTTTGGCGCAGCTTGACGCGCTCAGCCCTCTTGCCGTGCTGGGCCGGGGTTACGCCTTGGCATACAAGTTGCCCGAACGCGCCGTCGTACGGGATGCCGGGATCCTTGCGCCCGGAGATGAGTTGTCGTTACGGTTTGCACAAGGCGCGGCAACCGCCAGCGTGAAACAGGTCGAGGAAACCGAAAATGGCTGAACCAAAATTCGAAAAAGACCTCGAAAAACTTGAACAGATCGTCGAGGCGCTGGAAGAGGGCGAACTCTCCCTTGATGAATCGCTCAAGAAATTCGAGGAAGGCATCAAGCTGGGCCGCCGCTGCGAGAAGGCCCTCAGTGCCGCCGAAAAGAAGATCGAGATCCTCATGAAGAACGCCGACGGCGAACTCGAGGCCCAGCCGTTCGGCGAGGAAGACGAATCTGACCAGTCCGGCGAGTCTGAGGAGTCCGGCGAGCCCGACAAGCCTGGCGAAGAGGGAGAAATGCTGTTTTGAGTCCCTTTGACAGCGAGAATCCGGAGGCCGCCAAGGCCGTTGCGGCAGCGTTTTTGGGGGAGAAATCCGCCAAAGTGGAGCGGGCTCTGCATGCGCTCTGCGACAGCTGGACCGATGCCCCGGAAACCCTCCGCAAGGTTGCAGAATACAGCCTGTTCGCGGGGGGAAAACGGTTGCGGCCCGCCCTGGTTCTCGGCGCGGCCGAGATCGTCTCGGGCGACGACGCGGCCGCCATGCCCGCCGCGTGCGCCCTCGAAATGATCCACACGTACTCGCTCATGCACGACGACCTGCCCTGCATGGATGACGACGACCTGCGAAGGGGCAAACCCACGGCGCACAAAGTGTTTGGCGAGGCGAACGCGATCCTTGCCGGCGACGCCCTGCTCACCATGGCCTTTGACGCCGCCGCACAGTCCGGCAGCGCGGCGGTGGTTCGCGAGATCGCTCAAGCCGCGGGTGTGGCGGGCATGGTTGGAGGGCAGGTGATCGACCTCGAGAGCGAAAACAAGCGGCTCACCCTCGAACAGCTTCGCCATGTGCACGCATACAAGACGGGCGCGCTGATCCGCGCCTCCGTTCGGGCAGGGGCCATGCTGGGCGGCGCAAACGCCGAAACACTTGCCGCACTGACGCGATTCGGCGAAGCCATCGGGCTCGCGTTTCAGATCGCCGACGATATCCTCGACGTGGTTGGGGTCGAAGCCACCATCGGCAAACGCGTTGGCAGCGATGCCAGCAAACACAAGTCGACTTATCCACAGCTGGTGGGACTGGACCGTGCGCGCGCCCTCGCGGGCGAGGCGGTCGAGGAAGCCCTCGCCTCGCTTGCCGGATTCGGGCCCGAAGCCGATGACTTCCGCGCGCTGGCGCGGTTTATCATCGAACGCGACAAATAGCACGGGCCCCGCTCGCGGCATGGCACCACAAACGCGCCTATCCTCTGCGCCGCGGCGCGCGCGCCCGTGTCCGCATCGGAGCGGATTCTGGCCTCAATCCAGCGAGGGTTGGACGATTTCCCCGCGGGCTTGGGCCTCGGTGTTTTCGTAGGCGCCGTAGAATTCGGAATTGCAGTCGAGCCACAGGGCGAGCCGGTGGAACTCCTCGGCGGACAGCTTGGTGTCGTAATGCTCCTTGGTGAGGTAGGGCAGCAAAGCCGCGGCGCGGGCGCCGAACCGTCCAGCCACGGTACGGCTGCCCCCGTGTTCTTTCGAGCGGATGGAGCCCCTCCCCGAGTCGAAATAGAAACCGTAGTCTTTGGCAAGATTGGCGTATGAGCGGGTCCATCCGTGCTCTCCTTCGATGACGCCGCGCAGGTCCAGGGCATTTTCGCGCTGGTGGCACTCGACGCAGTGCCGGTCAAGCACGGGCTGAACGAGACGCACATAACTGAAGGGGTTCGAGCCTTCCGGTTCGGGCTGGATGGGCGAAGGCGCTCTGCGCAGTGCCTGGGGGGCGCGCGCCGCCTCCATGGGCGGCGTGGAGGCCCGGTGCTTGGACTCGTGGCACCCCTGGCAGGAGAGTTGCTCGCCGGGATGCACGTACGTGCCGGAACGCATGGACTGCACCGCCATGCCGGTATCGTCGAGGGCTTGGAAGTAGATGAGCTTGCCCACGGGCGTCTCGAAAAAGGCCGAGCCGTCGGCTTCGACGGGAACGGTGCCGAGCGCCGCGCGCGCGTTGGACTGGCTAGCTACGCCGATGCGAGGTTTGTTGCTCGGCGGCGTGGTTTTTGGCAGCACGTGGACAATGCGCAGCGCGCGAATCCTCACGCCCTCGGGCCATGGAAAATCGCTGTTGTAGACGTTCATCACGGCGACCGTCGCGGGGCGCGGTTCGTTACCAGCGGCCTGCGTTGTCCCGTCGGGGATCACGGGGGGCACGGGCCGCGGCTGCAACGGAATCGGGCTCAGACACGAGATCTCGGGGTCGCGGTAGATCAGTTCGCGGTTTCCGAAACGGTCGAGCCAATAGATGCCGCGGTTCGCGCACGCCGCGTCATACACGCAGAGATAATCATCCTCGCTCAACGGCCACGCGGTGCCGTAGACCATGAATTCCCGGATGGCTTTGACCGGTGTTTCGGCTTCGGGCAACGGCACCTCGGGCGTCAGACGCGTGAGTTGCGCCATGGCGCGGTCGTCTTCGATACGCGGGTCGATGAGCACGAGGGACCCGAACGCGTGGCCGTGGTGTGCGGCCGCCGTGGCCACGAACCGGTTCGAACCCGGAATGGCGCGGATGCTCATCTCCATCCAGGGCCGGCTCTCGCGCTCGAGGGGGTAGTTGCCGTGAAACGCGCGCGGGTCGCGGCCGTCGGGGTAACAGGTCCAGATGTGGTGGGCAACGTTGGTGTCGCGGTCGACATAGTCCCACCGGGTGTAAACGAGCATCCCGTCGTTGGTGACGCTGGGGTGCCACTCGTGTGTCTCGTGGAAACTCAGGCAGATGATATCCGACCCGTCTCGGGCCATCGAGTGCAGCGTATAGGTCGGCGAACTCAGCGGGGGCGCCGACCCGCCGCAGCGCAGGTAGCCTCCGCGCCGTTCCGACACAAACACGAGCCGGCCGTTCGGCAGGAAACACGGGTCGAAATCGTTTGTATCGCCGTCGGTAAGCTGAGTCAAGCCCGTGCCGTCGCTGTTGGCCTTGAAGATATGGTAACTGCTTCGCGGCGACCACTCGGGATACTCGCCCTGGGCTTGCGTGTATGCGAAGAGAATCGTGTTGCCGTCAAACGAAACCTCGGGCGACAGGAACGAGCCGGGCGTCAGGGGCTGGCCCGCCAGACGGCCGTTCTCGACCACGGCGTTCTCGAGCAGGCCGCGCGCCCGGGGATTCGGACCAAAGGGGTCCTCGAGCACGAACAGTCCGCCGCCGGCTTTCGCCGTGAACCCGTAGTATTGGTGGCACATGTGAAACAACCCGCCGGGATCGTGCCGCTTGATGAACAAAAGCCTGTCGATGCCGAGCAACGGGTTCTCGAAGGCGACGGCACGCAACAGGCGGCGGCATTCGAAATAGAATTCTTTCCGGGCATCGAGAGTTGCATCCCCGGCGGCCTCTAACTGCTTCAATTCCGCGGCAAGCCTGTCCTTACTGGCCAGCAAGGCTTCGAGGGCGGCGGCGGCATCGGTATCGCCGCATTCGCCGGCCTTTGTGAGGAGCCGCGCGGCAAGCTGGCCGGTACGTTCAAGAACCTTGGCGCTGTGGTCCAGCGAGAAGCGGTCCGCGCCGGCGATTTCGGAGGGCATTTGTTCTTGCGGCGCGGCTTCTATTTCCGCGACCGAATAGGGGCTGACACTCTTCTGGTCAGCGGGGCGGTGCAGGGCGATATTGGTATCCGGAGCGTCTTTGCCATATACCTCGACCTCGTCGAGCGCGAACGAACATTGGCCGGGCACCTGCAGGCGGACCACGCGGGCCGTGATGTTCTTGCCGCGCAGGTCCACGACGAGCGGGGCGT
The nucleotide sequence above comes from Candidatus Hydrogenedentota bacterium. Encoded proteins:
- a CDS encoding Gfo/Idh/MocA family oxidoreductase, coding for MKTKWGVWGSGGIARRRTIPEGIVAAGNAELTAVYDVNAEVNNQVAEEFDVVACDTEDALLESDCEIIYVATPANTHCGQVIRAAQAGKHVLCEKPLGMDVEEAERMIAACEDNGVKLGTAFMMRFHAQHQEALKLVREGMIGTPVLARAQLSCWYPPIPGAWRQYPEQSGGGSLMDMGGHCIDLLEMFYGRAQRVQCLIGNLVHDYPSEDTAVVILEFENGAKGMVDNLFNVPDSSSKNRLELYGSRGSILAEGTIGQGEIGEMTAYLESGDTGYEAKQARTGGSGIAITPDPLNMYRAEVEAFARAVVSDREPPVSADDGLWSQRVLAACYEAAKTGCAVSL
- the dapB gene encoding 4-hydroxy-tetrahydrodipicolinate reductase, coding for MKICMAGACGRMGRRILELAAAASDIEIGGAFDVPAFAGTELVVGAESGHPQKVLVSADPAAELGKSDCLIDFTAADACVENVRAATEAGKPSVVGATGLTEAQLAALKECAVRMPLVYAPNMSVGVNLLFKLTSEVASILGLDYNIEICETHHNQKKDSPSGTAVRLAERAALALGLDCASDVTHGRQGIVGARPRNQIGMHAIRGGDVVGEHTVSFIGQGERIELTHKAHNRDNFARGAIVAARFVMNRRPGLYDMQDVLGLK
- the dapA gene encoding 4-hydroxy-tetrahydrodipicolinate synthase translates to MFRGSIVALVTPFKEDFDIDFEAYGRLIDWQLESGTDGVVPCGCTGEAATLSHDEQLQCIRFTIERVAGRVPVIAGTGSNSTREALSLTRKAKESGADAALLITPYYNKPTPAGQMAHYTTIAKQVDIPIVLYNVPGRTATKMLPATIADMHRAQKNIVAVKEACGSVDQVSEIRSLCEITVLSGDDSLTLPMMSVGATGVISVAANVMPAKVAAMCAAFDKGDLAEAQRLHYDLLPLFKGLFLETNPMPVKAALHRMGRINNVLRLPLVPMQPVLFEKLERILEQVGAI
- the xseA gene encoding exodeoxyribonuclease VII large subunit; translation: MPDIETPEIWSVSQLTRRVKELLEREISYVWLSGEISNFRVSPAGHAYFTLKDKFSQIDAVMFKGRMMKLQFTPDSGLEVIVFGQVTVYERRGNYQIVCDEMHPKGVGALQLAFEKLKKKLQAEGLFDEEHKKPLPLLPRRIGIVTSPTGAAIRDILNVLHRRFANVHVLLYPARVQGDEAAEDIVEGIRVLDAMGVDVMIVGRGGGSLEDLWPFNEEIVVRAVYQAQTPIISAVGHEIDFTLTDFAADLRAPTPSSAAELVVREQREFIETLQMLRQRMAAATAQMVRAFRNRMDVVRASFVFRRPEELVRQRRQRLDEMRMTLDRLLRGRVQDERHRLTGLVRSLGLLSPRQRLRRALERLVVLRQRLWQSGAATVERGRGRLRPLLAQLDALSPLAVLGRGYALAYKLPERAVVRDAGILAPGDELSLRFAQGAATASVKQVEETENG
- a CDS encoding exodeoxyribonuclease VII small subunit; its protein translation is MAEPKFEKDLEKLEQIVEALEEGELSLDESLKKFEEGIKLGRRCEKALSAAEKKIEILMKNADGELEAQPFGEEDESDQSGESEESGEPDKPGEEGEMLF
- a CDS encoding polyprenyl synthetase family protein → MHALCDSWTDAPETLRKVAEYSLFAGGKRLRPALVLGAAEIVSGDDAAAMPAACALEMIHTYSLMHDDLPCMDDDDLRRGKPTAHKVFGEANAILAGDALLTMAFDAAAQSGSAAVVREIAQAAGVAGMVGGQVIDLESENKRLTLEQLRHVHAYKTGALIRASVRAGAMLGGANAETLAALTRFGEAIGLAFQIADDILDVVGVEATIGKRVGSDASKHKSTYPQLVGLDRARALAGEAVEEALASLAGFGPEADDFRALARFIIERDK
- a CDS encoding discoidin domain-containing protein, giving the protein MTTQWRCRSWLVHWVEQALCAALPVSAAFTLVFLAGAAQAQALQDLVEADWAAQDEQFALKALEEPHANEETLPTNEKGVTSVQDAAGGCDGVKNGKLGFHTASKETEPWWQVDLGKLVELDRVVVFNRTDGNNAPRTSNIRVLVATGTGGDESLRPSDRWTFTEIYAHDGQPFFGVNENAPLVVDLRGKNITARVVRLQVPGQCSFALDEVEVYGKDAPDTNIALHRPADQKSVSPYSVAEIEAAPQEQMPSEIAGADRFSLDHSAKVLERTGQLAARLLTKAGECGDTDAAAALEALLASKDRLAAELKQLEAAGDATLDARKEFYFECRRLLRAVAFENPLLGIDRLLFIKRHDPGGLFHMCHQYYGFTAKAGGGLFVLEDPFGPNPRARGLLENAVVENGRLAGQPLTPGSFLSPEVSFDGNTILFAYTQAQGEYPEWSPRSSYHIFKANSDGTGLTQLTDGDTNDFDPCFLPNGRLVFVSERRGGYLRCGGSAPPLSSPTYTLHSMARDGSDIICLSFHETHEWHPSVTNDGMLVYTRWDYVDRDTNVAHHIWTCYPDGRDPRAFHGNYPLERESRPWMEMSIRAIPGSNRFVATAAAHHGHAFGSLVLIDPRIEDDRAMAQLTRLTPEVPLPEAETPVKAIREFMVYGTAWPLSEDDYLCVYDAACANRGIYWLDRFGNRELIYRDPEISCLSPIPLQPRPVPPVIPDGTTQAAGNEPRPATVAVMNVYNSDFPWPEGVRIRALRIVHVLPKTTPPSNKPRIGVASQSNARAALGTVPVEADGSAFFETPVGKLIYFQALDDTGMAVQSMRSGTYVHPGEQLSCQGCHESKHRASTPPMEAARAPQALRRAPSPIQPEPEGSNPFSYVRLVQPVLDRHCVECHQRENALDLRGVIEGEHGWTRSYANLAKDYGFYFDSGRGSIRSKEHGGSRTVAGRFGARAAALLPYLTKEHYDTKLSAEEFHRLALWLDCNSEFYGAYENTEAQARGEIVQPSLD